The Parashewanella spongiae genome has a window encoding:
- the ettA gene encoding energy-dependent translational throttle protein EttA: protein MAQFVYSMLRVGKIVPPKKQILKDISLSFYPGAKIGVLGLNGSGKSTLLRIMAGLDTEIEGEARPMQDLKIGYLPQEPKLDENQTVREAVEEAVADAKLALVRLDEVYAAYAEPDADFDALAKEQGQLEAIIQSQDAHNLDNILERAANALRLPDWDEKIAVLSGGERRRVAICRLLLEKPEMLLLDEPTNHLDAESVAWLEHFLQEYTGTVVAITHDRYFLDNAAGWILELDRGEGIPWEGNYSSWLEQKDARLQQESATESARQKTIAKELEWVRQGSKGRQSKGKARMARFEELNTSDHQKRNETNELFIPPGPRLGDKVIEVNNLTKSYGDRVLIDNLSFSVPKGAIVGIIGANGAGKSTLFKMLSGAEQPDSGSIELGDTVQLASVEQFRDSMNDKNTIWEEISGGQDIIRINNTEIPSRAYVGRFNFRGGDQQKIIGSLSGGERNRVHLAKLLQAGGNVLLLDEPTNDLDVETLRALEEAIVEFPGCAMVISHDRWFLDRICTHILDYRDEGQVNFYEGNYTEYSTWLKEQLGTDVIEPHRLKYKRMSK from the coding sequence ATGGCACAATTTGTATATAGCATGCTCCGAGTGGGCAAGATCGTCCCACCTAAAAAGCAAATTTTAAAAGACATCTCATTAAGTTTTTATCCCGGCGCAAAAATTGGTGTGCTCGGTTTAAATGGCTCAGGTAAATCCACTCTACTTCGCATCATGGCGGGTTTAGATACCGAAATTGAAGGTGAAGCTCGTCCGATGCAAGATCTCAAAATCGGATATTTACCTCAAGAACCTAAGCTCGATGAAAACCAAACGGTTCGTGAAGCAGTTGAAGAAGCAGTGGCCGATGCAAAGCTCGCTTTAGTGCGTTTAGATGAGGTTTATGCGGCTTATGCTGAGCCTGATGCCGACTTTGACGCCCTAGCTAAAGAGCAAGGTCAACTTGAAGCAATCATTCAATCTCAAGATGCTCACAATCTTGATAATATTTTAGAGCGCGCGGCCAACGCATTACGCCTACCTGATTGGGATGAAAAAATTGCCGTCCTTTCAGGAGGTGAGCGTCGTCGAGTCGCAATTTGCCGTTTATTACTCGAAAAGCCTGAAATGTTGCTACTTGATGAGCCAACCAACCACTTAGATGCTGAATCAGTGGCTTGGTTAGAGCATTTTTTACAAGAATATACAGGTACCGTTGTTGCTATTACCCATGACCGTTATTTCTTAGATAATGCCGCAGGTTGGATTCTTGAGTTGGATCGTGGTGAAGGTATTCCTTGGGAAGGCAACTATTCCTCTTGGCTTGAGCAGAAAGATGCTCGTTTGCAACAGGAATCAGCAACAGAGAGCGCACGACAAAAAACTATCGCTAAAGAATTAGAGTGGGTACGCCAAGGTTCAAAAGGTCGCCAGTCTAAAGGTAAAGCTCGTATGGCCCGCTTTGAAGAACTTAATACTAGCGATCACCAAAAGCGTAATGAAACCAACGAACTATTTATTCCCCCCGGCCCGCGTTTGGGTGACAAAGTTATTGAAGTGAATAACCTCACAAAATCATATGGCGACCGTGTACTGATTGATAATTTATCATTCAGCGTACCTAAAGGTGCGATTGTCGGTATCATAGGTGCCAACGGTGCAGGTAAATCAACATTATTTAAAATGCTTTCTGGCGCCGAGCAACCTGACTCTGGTTCAATAGAGCTTGGCGATACAGTTCAATTAGCCTCCGTCGAACAGTTTCGTGATTCAATGAACGATAAAAATACCATTTGGGAAGAGATTTCTGGTGGCCAAGATATTATCCGAATCAACAATACTGAAATTCCAAGCCGTGCTTATGTTGGTCGCTTTAACTTTCGCGGTGGCGATCAACAAAAGATTATTGGTAGCTTGTCTGGCGGTGAACGAAATCGTGTTCACTTAGCAAAATTACTACAAGCTGGTGGTAATGTGCTGTTACTCGATGAACCAACCAATGATTTAGATGTTGAGACATTACGTGCTCTAGAAGAAGCCATTGTTGAGTTCCCTGGTTGTGCCATGGTCATTTCCCATGACCGCTGGTTCCTCGATAGAATTTGTACTCACATCCTAGATTACCGAGACGAAGGACAAGTGAACTTCTATGAAGGAAACTACACCGAGTACTCAACATGGTTAAAAGAACAGTTAGGTACAGATGTTATCGAACCTCATCGTTTGAA